From the Streptomyces sp. SN-593 genome, the window TTCGACGGCATCCCGCTGGACCGCATGACGGTGTCGATGACCATGAACGGCGCGGTGCTGCCGGTGCTCGCGCTCTACATCGTGGCCGCCGAGGAGCAGGGGGTGCCGCCGGAGAAGCTGGCCGGCACCATCCAGAACGACATCCTCAAGGAGTTCATGGTCCGCAACACCTACATCTACCCGCCACGGCCGTCGATGCGGATCATCTCCGACATCTTCGCGTACACCTCGCGCAGGATGCCGCGCTACAACTCGATCTCCATCTCCGGCTACCACATCCAGGAGGCCGGGGCCACGGCCGACCTGGAGTTGGCCTACACCCTCGCCGACGGCGTGGAGTACCTGCGGGCGGGCCGGGCCGCCGGCCTGGACGTGGACGCCTTCGCGCCGCGGCTGTCGTTCTTCTGGGCGATCGGGATGAACTTCTTCATGGAGGTCGCCAAGCTGCGCGCGGCGCGCCTGCTGTGGGCCCGCCTGGTGCGGCAGTTCGACCCGAAGAACCCCAAGTCGCTGTCACTGCGCACCCATTCGCAGACCTCGGGCTGGTCGCTGACCGCCCAGGACGTCTTCAACAACGTCACCCGCACCTGCGTGGAGGCGATGGCCGCCACCCAGGGCCACACCCAGTCCCTGCACACCAACGCGCTCGACGAGGCGCTCGCGCTGCCGACGGACTTCTCCGCGCGGATCGCCCGCAACACCCAACTGCTGCTCCAGCAGGAGTCGGGCACGACCCGGGTGATCGACCCGTGGGGCGGCAGCGCCTACGTCGAGCGGCTCACCCACGACCTGGCCGAGCGCGCCTGGCAGCACATCCAGGAGGTCGAGGCGGCCGGCGGCATGGCGCAGGCGATCGACGCGGGCATCCCGAAGCTGCGGGTGGAGGAGGCTGCCGCGCGCACGCAGGCGCGGATCGACTCGGGCCGGCAGCCGGTGATCGGCGTCAACAAGTACCGGGTGGACAGCGACGAGCAGATCGACGTGCTCAAGGTGGACAACTCCTCGGTGCGCGCCCAGCAGGTCGCCAAGCTGCGGCGGCTGCGCGAGGAGCGCGACGACGCGGCCTGCCAGGCCGCGCTGCGGGCGCTGAGCGAGGCGGCCGGCCGCGCCCCGGGCCCGGACCTGGAGGGCAACCTGCTGGCGCTGGCGGTGGACGCGGCCCGCGCGAAGGCGACCGTCGGCGAGATCTCCGACGCCCTGGAGCAGGTCTACGGGCGGCACGCCGGCCAGATCCGTACGATCACGGGTGTGTACCGCAACGAGGCCGGCCAGTCCCCCACCGTGCAGGGCACCCGGGACCTGGTCGAACGTTTCGAGAAGGCGGAGGGGCGGCGCCCGCGCATCCTCGTCGCGAAGATGGGCCAGGACGGCCACGACCGCGGGCAGAAGGTGATCGCCACCGCCTTCGCCGACCTGGGCTTCGACGTGGACGTCGGCCCGCTCTTCCAGACCCCGGCCGAGGTGGCACGCCAGGCGGTGGAGGCCGACGTGCACATCGTCGGCGTGTCGTCGCTGGCCGCCGGGCACCTCACGCTGGTGCCGGCGCTGCGCGAGGAACTCGCCGCCGAGGGCCGGGAGGACATCATGATCGTGGTGGGTGGGGTCATCCCGCCGCAGGACGTCGCCGCGCTGCACGAGGCGGGCGCCGCCGCGGTCTTCCCGCCGGGCACGGTCATCCCGGAGGCGGCCCGCGACCTGGTGGCCCGGCTCGGCGCCGCCCTGGGACACGAGGAGCTGTAGCCGCGGCATGCTCAGGGACGTCGACGGTTACGTGAAGGGCGTGCTGGAGGGCAGGCGGGCGTTCGTCGCACGGGCGATCACGCTGGTGGAGTCCACGCGCGCCGAGCACCGGGCGCTGGCGCAGCGGCTGCTGACGGAGCTGCTGCCGCACAGCGGGGGCGCCCGGCGGATCGGCGTGAGCGGGGTGCCGGGCGTCGGCAAGTCCACCTTCATCGACGCCTTCGGCACGATGCTCACCGGCATGGGGCACAAGGTCGCGGTGCTGGCGGTGGACCCGTCGTCGACCAGGACCGGCGGCTCGATCCTCGGTGACAAGACCCGGATGGAGCGGCTCGCAGTGGATCCGGCGGCCTTCGTCCGGCCCTCGCCCAGCGCGGGCACGCTGGGCGGCGTGGCGAAGGCCACCCGGGAGTCCATGGTGGTGATGGAGGCCGCCGGATACGACGTGGTGCTGGTCGAGACGGTCGGGGTCGGCCAGTCCGAGACGGCCGTGGCGGGCATGGTGGACTCCTTCCTGCTGCTCACCCTCGCCCGCACCGGCGACCAGCTCCAGGGCATCAAGAAGGGCGTGCTGGAGCTGGCCGACGTGATCGCGGTCAACAAGGCGGACGGGCCGCACGAGCGCGACGCGCGCGGCGCCGCCCGCGAACTGGCCGGCGCGCTGCGCCTGATGCACCCCGCGGACGCCTCCTGGACGCCGCCGGTGCTCAGTTGCAGCGCCCGCGAGTCGAGCGGTCTGGACACCGTGTGGGAGCGGCTGGAGCAGCACCGCGCGGTGCTGGCGGCCGACGGCCGGCTG encodes:
- the scpA gene encoding methylmalonyl-CoA mutase, with product MQTPDPSSTPGSAQAPGSAPAPDPSPAAASPAAGPSPVPDFSRIPLDGAGPAAPAATVEQWRSAVKDAADGGAADLVWETPEGIGVKPLYTGADLEGLPSLGTYPGIAPYLRGPYPTMYVNQPWTIRQYAGFSTAEESNAFYRRNLAAGQKGLSVAFDLPTHRGYDSDHPRVTGDVGMAGVAIDSIYDMRQLFDGIPLDRMTVSMTMNGAVLPVLALYIVAAEEQGVPPEKLAGTIQNDILKEFMVRNTYIYPPRPSMRIISDIFAYTSRRMPRYNSISISGYHIQEAGATADLELAYTLADGVEYLRAGRAAGLDVDAFAPRLSFFWAIGMNFFMEVAKLRAARLLWARLVRQFDPKNPKSLSLRTHSQTSGWSLTAQDVFNNVTRTCVEAMAATQGHTQSLHTNALDEALALPTDFSARIARNTQLLLQQESGTTRVIDPWGGSAYVERLTHDLAERAWQHIQEVEAAGGMAQAIDAGIPKLRVEEAAARTQARIDSGRQPVIGVNKYRVDSDEQIDVLKVDNSSVRAQQVAKLRRLREERDDAACQAALRALSEAAGRAPGPDLEGNLLALAVDAARAKATVGEISDALEQVYGRHAGQIRTITGVYRNEAGQSPTVQGTRDLVERFEKAEGRRPRILVAKMGQDGHDRGQKVIATAFADLGFDVDVGPLFQTPAEVARQAVEADVHIVGVSSLAAGHLTLVPALREELAAEGREDIMIVVGGVIPPQDVAALHEAGAAAVFPPGTVIPEAARDLVARLGAALGHEEL
- the meaB gene encoding methylmalonyl Co-A mutase-associated GTPase MeaB, whose amino-acid sequence is MLRDVDGYVKGVLEGRRAFVARAITLVESTRAEHRALAQRLLTELLPHSGGARRIGVSGVPGVGKSTFIDAFGTMLTGMGHKVAVLAVDPSSTRTGGSILGDKTRMERLAVDPAAFVRPSPSAGTLGGVAKATRESMVVMEAAGYDVVLVETVGVGQSETAVAGMVDSFLLLTLARTGDQLQGIKKGVLELADVIAVNKADGPHERDARGAARELAGALRLMHPADASWTPPVLSCSARESSGLDTVWERLEQHRAVLAADGRLDAKRRGQQVAWAWAMVEDELLGRLRGHPGVRAAAPGLEEEVRAGKVTAAAAADRLLAVFDGRDRRAPSDADSGADTETETGTATHADSDTDTDTDTDS